The following are encoded together in the Equus quagga isolate Etosha38 chromosome 15, UCLA_HA_Equagga_1.0, whole genome shotgun sequence genome:
- the MAPKAPK5 gene encoding MAP kinase-activated protein kinase 5 isoform X2 codes for MSEESDMEKAIKETSILEEYNINWTQKLGAGISGPVRVCVKKSTQERFALKILFDRPKARNEVRLHMMCATHSNIVQIIEVFANSVQFPHESSPRARLLIVMEMMEGGELFHRISQHRHFTEKQASQVTKQIALALQHCHLLNIAHRDLKPENLLFKDNSLDAPVKLCDFGFAKIDQGDLMTPQFTPYYVAPQVLEAQRRHQKEKSGIIPTSPTPYTYNKSCDLWSLGVIIYVMLCGYPPFYSKHHSRTIPKDMRRKIMTGSFEFPEEEWSQISEMAKDVVRKLLKVKPEERLTIEGVLDHPWLNSTEALDNVLPSAQLMMDKAVVAGIQQAHAEQLANMRIQDLKVSLKPLHSVNNPILRKRKLLGTKPKDCVYIHDRENGAEDSNVALEKLRDVIAQCILPQAGENEDEKLNEVMQEAWKYNRECKLLRDTLQSFSWNGRGFTDKVDRLKLAEIVKQVIEEQTTSHESQ; via the exons ATGTCTGAGGAGAGCGACATGGAGAAAGCCATCAAG gaaaCCTCCATTTTAGAGGAATACAATATCAATTGGACTCAGAAGCTGGGAGCTGGAATTAGTGGTCCAGTTAG AGTCTGTGTGAAGAAATCTACCCAAGAACGGTTTGCACTGAAAATTCTTTTTGATCGTCCAAAAGCAAGAAATGAG GTACGTCTGCACATGATGTGTGCCACACACTCAAATATAGTTCAAATTATTGAAGTGTTTGCTAACAGTGTACAGTTTCCTCATGAGTCCAGCCCCAG GGCTCGACTCTTAATTGTAATGGAGATGATGGAAGGGGGAGAGCTATTTCACAGAATCAGCCAGCACCGGCACTTTACAGAGAAGCAAGCCAGCCAAGTAACAAAGCAG ATCGCTTTGGCTCTACAGCACTGTCACTTGTTGAACATCGCGCATAGAGACCTCAAGCCTGAAAACCTGCTCTTCAAGGATAACTCTTTG gaTGCCCCAGTgaagttgtgtgactttggatttGCCAAAATTGACCAAGGTGACTTGATGACACCCCAGTTCACTCCTTATTATGTAGCACCTCAG GTactggaggcacagagaaggcatcAGAAGGAGAAATCGGGCATCATACCTACCTCGCCGACACCCTATACCTATAACAAG aGCTGTGACTTGTGGTCCCTAGGGGTGATTATCTACGTGATGTTGTGTGGATACCCTCCTTTTTACTCCAAACACCACAGTCGGACTATCCCAAAGGATATGCGGAGAAAGATCATGACAGGCAGTTTTGAGTTCCCAGAGGAAGAGTGGAGCCAGATCTCAGAGATGGCCAAAGATGTTGTGAGGAA GCTCTTGAAGGTCAAACCAGAGGAAAGACTCACCATCGAGGGAGTGTTGGACCACCCCTGGCTCAACTCGACTGAGGCTCTGGATAATGTGCTACCCTCTGCTCAGCTGATGATGGATAAG GCGGTGGTTGCAGGAATCCAGCAGGCTCACGCGGAACAGTTGGCCAACATGCGAATCCAGGATCTGAAAGTCAGCCTCAAACCCCTGCACTCTGTGAACAACCCCATtctgaggaagaggaaattaCTCGG CACCAAGCCAAAGGACTGTGTTTATATCCATGACCGTGAGAATGGAGCCGAGGATTCAAATGTTGCCTTGGAAAAGCTCCGAGATGTGATTGCTCAGTGTATTCTCCCCCAGGCTG GAGAGAATGAAGATGAAAAGCTGAATGAAGTAATGCAGGAGGCTTGGAAGTATAACCGGGAATGCAAACTCCTACGAGATACTCTGCAAAGCTTCAGCTGGAATG GTCGTGGATTCACAGATAAAGTAGATCGACTAAAACTGGCAGAAATTGTGAAGCAAGTGATAGAGGAGCAAACCACGTCCCATGAATCTCAATAA
- the MAPKAPK5 gene encoding MAP kinase-activated protein kinase 5 isoform X3: protein MMCATHSNIVQIIEVFANSVQFPHESSPRARLLIVMEMMEGGELFHRISQHRHFTEKQASQVTKQIALALQHCHLLNIAHRDLKPENLLFKDNSLDAPVKLCDFGFAKIDQGDLMTPQFTPYYVAPQVLEAQRRHQKEKSGIIPTSPTPYTYNKSCDLWSLGVIIYVMLCGYPPFYSKHHSRTIPKDMRRKIMTGSFEFPEEEWSQISEMAKDVVRKLLKVKPEERLTIEGVLDHPWLNSTEALDNVLPSAQLMMDKAVVAGIQQAHAEQLANMRIQDLKVSLKPLHSVNNPILRKRKLLGTKPKDCVYIHDRENGAEDSNVALEKLRDVIAQCILPQAGKGENEDEKLNEVMQEAWKYNRECKLLRDTLQSFSWNGRGFTDKVDRLKLAEIVKQVIEEQTTSHESQ, encoded by the exons ATGATGTGTGCCACACACTCAAATATAGTTCAAATTATTGAAGTGTTTGCTAACAGTGTACAGTTTCCTCATGAGTCCAGCCCCAG GGCTCGACTCTTAATTGTAATGGAGATGATGGAAGGGGGAGAGCTATTTCACAGAATCAGCCAGCACCGGCACTTTACAGAGAAGCAAGCCAGCCAAGTAACAAAGCAG ATCGCTTTGGCTCTACAGCACTGTCACTTGTTGAACATCGCGCATAGAGACCTCAAGCCTGAAAACCTGCTCTTCAAGGATAACTCTTTG gaTGCCCCAGTgaagttgtgtgactttggatttGCCAAAATTGACCAAGGTGACTTGATGACACCCCAGTTCACTCCTTATTATGTAGCACCTCAG GTactggaggcacagagaaggcatcAGAAGGAGAAATCGGGCATCATACCTACCTCGCCGACACCCTATACCTATAACAAG aGCTGTGACTTGTGGTCCCTAGGGGTGATTATCTACGTGATGTTGTGTGGATACCCTCCTTTTTACTCCAAACACCACAGTCGGACTATCCCAAAGGATATGCGGAGAAAGATCATGACAGGCAGTTTTGAGTTCCCAGAGGAAGAGTGGAGCCAGATCTCAGAGATGGCCAAAGATGTTGTGAGGAA GCTCTTGAAGGTCAAACCAGAGGAAAGACTCACCATCGAGGGAGTGTTGGACCACCCCTGGCTCAACTCGACTGAGGCTCTGGATAATGTGCTACCCTCTGCTCAGCTGATGATGGATAAG GCGGTGGTTGCAGGAATCCAGCAGGCTCACGCGGAACAGTTGGCCAACATGCGAATCCAGGATCTGAAAGTCAGCCTCAAACCCCTGCACTCTGTGAACAACCCCATtctgaggaagaggaaattaCTCGG CACCAAGCCAAAGGACTGTGTTTATATCCATGACCGTGAGAATGGAGCCGAGGATTCAAATGTTGCCTTGGAAAAGCTCCGAGATGTGATTGCTCAGTGTATTCTCCCCCAGGCTGGTAAAG GAGAGAATGAAGATGAAAAGCTGAATGAAGTAATGCAGGAGGCTTGGAAGTATAACCGGGAATGCAAACTCCTACGAGATACTCTGCAAAGCTTCAGCTGGAATG GTCGTGGATTCACAGATAAAGTAGATCGACTAAAACTGGCAGAAATTGTGAAGCAAGTGATAGAGGAGCAAACCACGTCCCATGAATCTCAATAA
- the MAPKAPK5 gene encoding MAP kinase-activated protein kinase 5 isoform X1 has protein sequence MSEESDMEKAIKETSILEEYNINWTQKLGAGISGPVRVCVKKSTQERFALKILFDRPKARNEVRLHMMCATHSNIVQIIEVFANSVQFPHESSPRARLLIVMEMMEGGELFHRISQHRHFTEKQASQVTKQIALALQHCHLLNIAHRDLKPENLLFKDNSLDAPVKLCDFGFAKIDQGDLMTPQFTPYYVAPQVLEAQRRHQKEKSGIIPTSPTPYTYNKSCDLWSLGVIIYVMLCGYPPFYSKHHSRTIPKDMRRKIMTGSFEFPEEEWSQISEMAKDVVRKLLKVKPEERLTIEGVLDHPWLNSTEALDNVLPSAQLMMDKAVVAGIQQAHAEQLANMRIQDLKVSLKPLHSVNNPILRKRKLLGTKPKDCVYIHDRENGAEDSNVALEKLRDVIAQCILPQAGKGENEDEKLNEVMQEAWKYNRECKLLRDTLQSFSWNGRGFTDKVDRLKLAEIVKQVIEEQTTSHESQ, from the exons ATGTCTGAGGAGAGCGACATGGAGAAAGCCATCAAG gaaaCCTCCATTTTAGAGGAATACAATATCAATTGGACTCAGAAGCTGGGAGCTGGAATTAGTGGTCCAGTTAG AGTCTGTGTGAAGAAATCTACCCAAGAACGGTTTGCACTGAAAATTCTTTTTGATCGTCCAAAAGCAAGAAATGAG GTACGTCTGCACATGATGTGTGCCACACACTCAAATATAGTTCAAATTATTGAAGTGTTTGCTAACAGTGTACAGTTTCCTCATGAGTCCAGCCCCAG GGCTCGACTCTTAATTGTAATGGAGATGATGGAAGGGGGAGAGCTATTTCACAGAATCAGCCAGCACCGGCACTTTACAGAGAAGCAAGCCAGCCAAGTAACAAAGCAG ATCGCTTTGGCTCTACAGCACTGTCACTTGTTGAACATCGCGCATAGAGACCTCAAGCCTGAAAACCTGCTCTTCAAGGATAACTCTTTG gaTGCCCCAGTgaagttgtgtgactttggatttGCCAAAATTGACCAAGGTGACTTGATGACACCCCAGTTCACTCCTTATTATGTAGCACCTCAG GTactggaggcacagagaaggcatcAGAAGGAGAAATCGGGCATCATACCTACCTCGCCGACACCCTATACCTATAACAAG aGCTGTGACTTGTGGTCCCTAGGGGTGATTATCTACGTGATGTTGTGTGGATACCCTCCTTTTTACTCCAAACACCACAGTCGGACTATCCCAAAGGATATGCGGAGAAAGATCATGACAGGCAGTTTTGAGTTCCCAGAGGAAGAGTGGAGCCAGATCTCAGAGATGGCCAAAGATGTTGTGAGGAA GCTCTTGAAGGTCAAACCAGAGGAAAGACTCACCATCGAGGGAGTGTTGGACCACCCCTGGCTCAACTCGACTGAGGCTCTGGATAATGTGCTACCCTCTGCTCAGCTGATGATGGATAAG GCGGTGGTTGCAGGAATCCAGCAGGCTCACGCGGAACAGTTGGCCAACATGCGAATCCAGGATCTGAAAGTCAGCCTCAAACCCCTGCACTCTGTGAACAACCCCATtctgaggaagaggaaattaCTCGG CACCAAGCCAAAGGACTGTGTTTATATCCATGACCGTGAGAATGGAGCCGAGGATTCAAATGTTGCCTTGGAAAAGCTCCGAGATGTGATTGCTCAGTGTATTCTCCCCCAGGCTGGTAAAG GAGAGAATGAAGATGAAAAGCTGAATGAAGTAATGCAGGAGGCTTGGAAGTATAACCGGGAATGCAAACTCCTACGAGATACTCTGCAAAGCTTCAGCTGGAATG GTCGTGGATTCACAGATAAAGTAGATCGACTAAAACTGGCAGAAATTGTGAAGCAAGTGATAGAGGAGCAAACCACGTCCCATGAATCTCAATAA
- the MAPKAPK5 gene encoding MAP kinase-activated protein kinase 5 isoform X4 → MSEESDMEKAIKETSILEEYNINWTQKLGAGISGPVRVCVKKSTQERFALKILFDRPKARNEIALALQHCHLLNIAHRDLKPENLLFKDNSLDAPVKLCDFGFAKIDQGDLMTPQFTPYYVAPQVLEAQRRHQKEKSGIIPTSPTPYTYNKSCDLWSLGVIIYVMLCGYPPFYSKHHSRTIPKDMRRKIMTGSFEFPEEEWSQISEMAKDVVRKLLKVKPEERLTIEGVLDHPWLNSTEALDNVLPSAQLMMDKAVVAGIQQAHAEQLANMRIQDLKVSLKPLHSVNNPILRKRKLLGTKPKDCVYIHDRENGAEDSNVALEKLRDVIAQCILPQAGKGENEDEKLNEVMQEAWKYNRECKLLRDTLQSFSWNGRGFTDKVDRLKLAEIVKQVIEEQTTSHESQ, encoded by the exons ATGTCTGAGGAGAGCGACATGGAGAAAGCCATCAAG gaaaCCTCCATTTTAGAGGAATACAATATCAATTGGACTCAGAAGCTGGGAGCTGGAATTAGTGGTCCAGTTAG AGTCTGTGTGAAGAAATCTACCCAAGAACGGTTTGCACTGAAAATTCTTTTTGATCGTCCAAAAGCAAGAAATGAG ATCGCTTTGGCTCTACAGCACTGTCACTTGTTGAACATCGCGCATAGAGACCTCAAGCCTGAAAACCTGCTCTTCAAGGATAACTCTTTG gaTGCCCCAGTgaagttgtgtgactttggatttGCCAAAATTGACCAAGGTGACTTGATGACACCCCAGTTCACTCCTTATTATGTAGCACCTCAG GTactggaggcacagagaaggcatcAGAAGGAGAAATCGGGCATCATACCTACCTCGCCGACACCCTATACCTATAACAAG aGCTGTGACTTGTGGTCCCTAGGGGTGATTATCTACGTGATGTTGTGTGGATACCCTCCTTTTTACTCCAAACACCACAGTCGGACTATCCCAAAGGATATGCGGAGAAAGATCATGACAGGCAGTTTTGAGTTCCCAGAGGAAGAGTGGAGCCAGATCTCAGAGATGGCCAAAGATGTTGTGAGGAA GCTCTTGAAGGTCAAACCAGAGGAAAGACTCACCATCGAGGGAGTGTTGGACCACCCCTGGCTCAACTCGACTGAGGCTCTGGATAATGTGCTACCCTCTGCTCAGCTGATGATGGATAAG GCGGTGGTTGCAGGAATCCAGCAGGCTCACGCGGAACAGTTGGCCAACATGCGAATCCAGGATCTGAAAGTCAGCCTCAAACCCCTGCACTCTGTGAACAACCCCATtctgaggaagaggaaattaCTCGG CACCAAGCCAAAGGACTGTGTTTATATCCATGACCGTGAGAATGGAGCCGAGGATTCAAATGTTGCCTTGGAAAAGCTCCGAGATGTGATTGCTCAGTGTATTCTCCCCCAGGCTGGTAAAG GAGAGAATGAAGATGAAAAGCTGAATGAAGTAATGCAGGAGGCTTGGAAGTATAACCGGGAATGCAAACTCCTACGAGATACTCTGCAAAGCTTCAGCTGGAATG GTCGTGGATTCACAGATAAAGTAGATCGACTAAAACTGGCAGAAATTGTGAAGCAAGTGATAGAGGAGCAAACCACGTCCCATGAATCTCAATAA
- the MAPKAPK5 gene encoding MAP kinase-activated protein kinase 5 isoform X5 — protein MSEESDMEKAIKETSILEEYNINWTQKLGAGISGPVRVCVKKSTQERFALKILFDRPKARNEIALALQHCHLLNIAHRDLKPENLLFKDNSLDAPVKLCDFGFAKIDQGDLMTPQFTPYYVAPQVLEAQRRHQKEKSGIIPTSPTPYTYNKSCDLWSLGVIIYVMLCGYPPFYSKHHSRTIPKDMRRKIMTGSFEFPEEEWSQISEMAKDVVRKLLKVKPEERLTIEGVLDHPWLNSTEALDNVLPSAQLMMDKAVVAGIQQAHAEQLANMRIQDLKVSLKPLHSVNNPILRKRKLLGTKPKDCVYIHDRENGAEDSNVALEKLRDVIAQCILPQAGENEDEKLNEVMQEAWKYNRECKLLRDTLQSFSWNGRGFTDKVDRLKLAEIVKQVIEEQTTSHESQ, from the exons ATGTCTGAGGAGAGCGACATGGAGAAAGCCATCAAG gaaaCCTCCATTTTAGAGGAATACAATATCAATTGGACTCAGAAGCTGGGAGCTGGAATTAGTGGTCCAGTTAG AGTCTGTGTGAAGAAATCTACCCAAGAACGGTTTGCACTGAAAATTCTTTTTGATCGTCCAAAAGCAAGAAATGAG ATCGCTTTGGCTCTACAGCACTGTCACTTGTTGAACATCGCGCATAGAGACCTCAAGCCTGAAAACCTGCTCTTCAAGGATAACTCTTTG gaTGCCCCAGTgaagttgtgtgactttggatttGCCAAAATTGACCAAGGTGACTTGATGACACCCCAGTTCACTCCTTATTATGTAGCACCTCAG GTactggaggcacagagaaggcatcAGAAGGAGAAATCGGGCATCATACCTACCTCGCCGACACCCTATACCTATAACAAG aGCTGTGACTTGTGGTCCCTAGGGGTGATTATCTACGTGATGTTGTGTGGATACCCTCCTTTTTACTCCAAACACCACAGTCGGACTATCCCAAAGGATATGCGGAGAAAGATCATGACAGGCAGTTTTGAGTTCCCAGAGGAAGAGTGGAGCCAGATCTCAGAGATGGCCAAAGATGTTGTGAGGAA GCTCTTGAAGGTCAAACCAGAGGAAAGACTCACCATCGAGGGAGTGTTGGACCACCCCTGGCTCAACTCGACTGAGGCTCTGGATAATGTGCTACCCTCTGCTCAGCTGATGATGGATAAG GCGGTGGTTGCAGGAATCCAGCAGGCTCACGCGGAACAGTTGGCCAACATGCGAATCCAGGATCTGAAAGTCAGCCTCAAACCCCTGCACTCTGTGAACAACCCCATtctgaggaagaggaaattaCTCGG CACCAAGCCAAAGGACTGTGTTTATATCCATGACCGTGAGAATGGAGCCGAGGATTCAAATGTTGCCTTGGAAAAGCTCCGAGATGTGATTGCTCAGTGTATTCTCCCCCAGGCTG GAGAGAATGAAGATGAAAAGCTGAATGAAGTAATGCAGGAGGCTTGGAAGTATAACCGGGAATGCAAACTCCTACGAGATACTCTGCAAAGCTTCAGCTGGAATG GTCGTGGATTCACAGATAAAGTAGATCGACTAAAACTGGCAGAAATTGTGAAGCAAGTGATAGAGGAGCAAACCACGTCCCATGAATCTCAATAA